A region from the Cryptosporangium arvum DSM 44712 genome encodes:
- a CDS encoding alpha/beta fold hydrolase, with product MYIHGFDYQRVPTADGVALNVATAGTGTPIVLLHGFPQTHLMWRHVAADLAADHTVIVPDLRGYGDSDKPAEGYAKRTMAADVVAVAKALGHDRFALAGHDRGALVAIRAGLDHPDTITHLASLDVLPTLESWDVLRGVRASVGYHLFLMAQPPGLPEKMIGAVPDEFFGSFLDAWAQNPDAIPADVRAEYLRASRNAVTSIVADYRASATIDLEHDAADKEAGHRLSMPVTVLQQDWGAALGFDAAAIWRAWAADLDHRLVTAGHFMAEEAPAEVIKAIRDLLAR from the coding sequence ATGTACATCCACGGATTCGACTACCAGCGGGTTCCGACGGCCGACGGGGTGGCGCTGAACGTCGCCACGGCCGGCACCGGCACCCCGATCGTCCTGCTGCACGGCTTCCCGCAGACCCACCTGATGTGGCGGCACGTGGCCGCCGACCTGGCCGCCGACCACACGGTGATCGTTCCCGACCTGCGCGGCTACGGCGACAGCGACAAACCCGCCGAGGGCTACGCGAAGCGCACGATGGCCGCGGACGTCGTCGCGGTCGCGAAGGCGCTGGGGCACGACCGGTTCGCGCTCGCCGGGCACGACCGCGGGGCGCTGGTGGCGATCCGCGCCGGCCTGGACCACCCGGACACGATCACGCACCTCGCCTCGCTCGACGTCCTCCCGACGCTGGAGAGCTGGGACGTGCTGCGCGGCGTGCGCGCGTCGGTCGGGTACCACCTGTTCCTGATGGCCCAGCCGCCCGGCCTGCCGGAGAAGATGATCGGCGCGGTTCCGGACGAGTTCTTCGGCTCGTTCCTCGACGCCTGGGCGCAGAACCCGGACGCGATCCCGGCCGACGTCCGGGCCGAGTACCTGCGGGCCTCGCGGAACGCGGTCACCTCGATCGTGGCCGACTACCGCGCCTCGGCGACGATCGACCTCGAGCACGACGCCGCCGACAAGGAGGCCGGCCACCGGCTGTCGATGCCGGTCACCGTGCTCCAGCAGGACTGGGGCGCCGCGCTCGGCTTCGACGCCGCCGCGATCTGGCGCGCCTGGGCCGCCGACCTCGACCACCGGCTGGTCACCGCCGGGCACTTCATGGCCGAGGAGGCACCGGCCGAGGTGATCAAGGCGATCCGCGACCTGCTGGCTCGCTGA
- a CDS encoding TetR/AcrR family transcriptional regulator yields MTVRRGAARRTELLDALVELLLAEGFASFTLDDLAARLHCSKRTLYALAGSKEQLVRSAVVHFFRNATAAVEQATGDVPDPAGRIAVYLSSVADALRPASAAFIDDVAAFAPAAEIYERNTRAAAARIRAFVDEGVAAGAFRDVHTGFVADVVASTMVRIQRREVAAATGLTDAEAYTELAALVTTGLRVSEPAGRGSP; encoded by the coding sequence GTGACCGTTCGCCGCGGTGCCGCCCGCCGCACCGAGCTGCTCGACGCGCTCGTCGAGCTGCTCCTGGCCGAGGGCTTCGCGTCGTTCACGCTCGACGACCTCGCCGCCCGGCTGCACTGCTCGAAGCGCACGCTGTACGCGCTGGCCGGCAGCAAGGAGCAGCTGGTCCGCTCGGCGGTGGTGCACTTCTTCCGGAACGCCACGGCGGCCGTGGAGCAGGCCACCGGGGACGTCCCCGACCCGGCCGGGCGCATCGCCGTCTACCTGTCGTCGGTGGCCGACGCGCTGCGCCCGGCGTCGGCCGCGTTCATCGACGACGTCGCCGCGTTCGCACCGGCCGCGGAGATCTACGAGCGCAACACCCGGGCCGCCGCCGCGCGGATCCGGGCCTTCGTCGACGAAGGCGTGGCCGCCGGGGCGTTCCGTGACGTGCACACCGGTTTCGTGGCCGACGTCGTCGCGTCGACGATGGTGCGCATCCAGCGCCGCGAGGTCGCCGCGGCCACGGGTCTCACCGACGCCGAGGCCTACACCGAGCTCGCGGCGCTCGTCACCACCGGCCTGCGCGTCAGCGAGCCAGCAGGTCGCGGATCGCCTTGA
- a CDS encoding BTAD domain-containing putative transcriptional regulator, giving the protein MRFGVLGPLLALGPAGPLDVKGPRHRAVLARLLVARGRMVTVDRLIDDLWGTAAPDGAVGAVQTFVAALRRALEPERAPRAPARVLVTSGPGYALRVDPDAVDALRFERAVTGSRDLLPAAALASLESALGEWRGPAYADFADAPWARAEATRLDELRLLAVERRADALLGLDRPAEAVPDLEAQVGAHPGREGAWRLYALALYRAGRQSDALAALRRARRILADSAGLDPGPGLRRLEADILAQSESLHLPAPAGSAERRPAEPVERRPAEPVERRPAEPAERRRAGSPPAERGPGPASAERGPGPAFAERGPEAAPSGGRGPVRIPVPPGSATGLVGRAEESAQLAAVAADVRARRLLRLALVSGEAGAGKSALVSTFAAGLAAAGWTTAWGTNPDDRARPDLEAWTQLLETVPGSAADPGLSRFERHRAVAARLENAARAAPLLVVVDDLQWAGTETLALLAAVVTEPPAGPVLVLATHRSTDVPPALTETLGRVARTEPARLYLRGLPAAEIPAVVRATIGRDVDAGTAATIHRRSGGNPFFVRELARLVADDGDLAAVPPGVRDVVRYRVAALPEPAQAVLRRAAVLGPDLDPALHTVLAGDADTVLDAVDAATAAGFLVERGPRRFTFAHALVRDALAGDVSAARRASWHAAAAAALETLRPDDVEALATHYVLADDPATAGRAVHYARGAAERAERRAAPADALRYWNAALEAFDKQPAALPTQPGATVPTQPAATVPTEPAATVPTLPAAAGPARAAAAVRTRLDLIMGTVRALALTGRLAAARTRRAEAVELAGTIGDPVLTAHVIGAFDAPALWPDADDPVLARHLAQVTERTLTALPAGRSADRSRLLATLALELRSAGGARAAAAAREAEQLARELGDPGVLAFALNARFMHSFGRAGLAPERARIGAELVALSERAELRAFEILGHLVLLQARSALADLTAADAHADTVDRLGERYQSPLVSVFTDWYRAMRASLGGRTAESASRYRAAAAHLGGPEMPGLDRGIAPLARFCEAVRRGEPLAEFASGDFGAFEPWVRPLLPGRGGTPEVPESPRDLLYEARTVLHALLAVRTGDRALMLRLHDALLPARDELAGAGSGMLTLAPVAHYLGDLAAALDRPDEAAAHHRHAARVFARASGSQR; this is encoded by the coding sequence CTGCGGTTCGGTGTGCTGGGTCCGCTCCTGGCGCTGGGTCCCGCCGGTCCGCTGGACGTGAAAGGCCCACGTCACCGGGCGGTACTGGCCCGGCTGCTGGTGGCCCGCGGCCGGATGGTCACGGTGGACCGGTTGATCGACGACCTGTGGGGCACCGCCGCGCCGGACGGAGCGGTCGGGGCGGTCCAGACGTTCGTGGCGGCGCTGCGCCGGGCACTGGAGCCCGAGCGCGCGCCCCGGGCACCCGCGCGTGTCCTGGTGACGTCCGGCCCCGGCTACGCGCTCCGAGTCGACCCCGACGCCGTGGACGCGCTGCGGTTCGAGCGCGCGGTGACCGGGAGCCGGGATCTCCTCCCGGCGGCGGCGCTGGCGTCGCTGGAGTCGGCGCTCGGGGAATGGCGTGGACCGGCCTACGCGGACTTCGCCGACGCCCCCTGGGCGCGCGCGGAAGCCACCCGCCTCGACGAGCTGCGGTTGCTCGCGGTCGAGCGCAGGGCCGACGCGCTGCTCGGGCTCGATCGCCCGGCGGAGGCGGTGCCGGACCTGGAGGCGCAGGTGGGCGCCCACCCGGGCCGCGAAGGAGCCTGGCGCCTGTACGCGCTCGCGCTCTACCGCGCGGGGCGCCAGAGCGACGCGCTCGCCGCCCTCCGCCGCGCCCGCCGGATCCTGGCCGACAGCGCCGGCCTCGACCCCGGCCCCGGTCTCCGGCGCCTGGAGGCCGACATCCTGGCCCAGTCCGAGTCACTGCACCTCCCGGCCCCGGCGGGTTCCGCCGAGCGCCGCCCGGCCGAACCCGTCGAGCGTCGCCCGGCGGAACCCGTCGAGCGTCGCCCGGCGGAACCCGCCGAGCGCCGCCGGGCGGGTTCGCCACCCGCCGAGCGCGGGCCGGGACCGGCTTCCGCCGAGCGCGGGCCGGGACCGGCGTTCGCCGAGCGCGGGCCGGAAGCGGCGCCGTCGGGCGGGCGCGGCCCGGTCCGGATTCCCGTTCCGCCCGGCTCGGCGACCGGGCTGGTCGGACGGGCGGAGGAGAGCGCCCAGCTGGCCGCGGTCGCGGCCGACGTCCGCGCCCGGCGCCTGCTCCGGCTGGCGCTCGTCTCCGGCGAGGCCGGGGCCGGCAAATCCGCGCTGGTCAGCACGTTCGCGGCCGGGCTGGCGGCCGCCGGGTGGACGACGGCCTGGGGCACCAACCCCGACGACCGCGCGCGCCCCGACCTCGAGGCCTGGACCCAGCTCCTCGAGACCGTGCCCGGCTCGGCCGCCGACCCGGGGCTCTCCCGGTTCGAGCGGCACCGCGCGGTGGCGGCCCGGCTGGAGAACGCCGCGCGCGCGGCTCCGCTGCTGGTCGTCGTCGACGACCTGCAGTGGGCCGGAACCGAGACGCTGGCGCTGCTCGCCGCCGTCGTGACCGAACCACCGGCCGGACCGGTGCTGGTGCTGGCCACGCACCGCTCGACGGACGTGCCCCCGGCGCTGACCGAGACCCTGGGCCGGGTCGCGCGCACCGAACCGGCCCGGCTCTACCTCCGCGGCCTGCCCGCGGCCGAGATCCCCGCGGTGGTGCGCGCCACGATCGGGCGGGACGTCGACGCCGGCACCGCGGCGACGATCCACCGCCGCAGCGGCGGCAACCCGTTCTTCGTCCGCGAGCTGGCCCGGCTGGTGGCGGACGACGGCGACCTGGCCGCGGTCCCGCCGGGCGTCCGCGACGTGGTGCGTTACCGGGTCGCGGCGCTGCCGGAGCCGGCGCAGGCCGTGCTGCGCCGCGCCGCGGTGCTCGGCCCGGACCTCGACCCCGCCCTGCACACCGTGCTCGCCGGCGACGCGGACACCGTCCTGGACGCCGTGGACGCGGCCACCGCCGCCGGTTTCCTGGTGGAGCGCGGTCCGCGCCGGTTCACGTTCGCCCACGCGCTGGTCCGCGACGCGCTGGCCGGTGACGTCTCCGCGGCCCGCCGTGCGAGCTGGCACGCCGCCGCCGCGGCCGCGCTGGAGACGCTCCGCCCCGACGACGTGGAGGCGCTCGCCACCCACTACGTCCTCGCCGACGACCCGGCCACGGCCGGCCGCGCCGTCCATTACGCGCGCGGCGCCGCCGAACGCGCCGAGCGCCGCGCCGCCCCCGCCGACGCCCTCCGCTACTGGAACGCCGCACTCGAAGCCTTCGACAAGCAGCCCGCCGCGCTCCCGACGCAGCCCGGAGCGACCGTCCCGACGCAGCCCGCCGCGACCGTCCCGACAGAGCCCGCCGCGACCGTCCCGACGCTTCCCGCCGCGGCGGGCCCGGCGCGGGCCGCCGCGGCCGTGCGGACCCGGCTGGACCTGATCATGGGCACCGTGCGGGCGCTCGCGCTCACCGGGCGGCTCGCGGCGGCGCGCACCCGGCGCGCCGAGGCGGTCGAGCTCGCCGGCACGATCGGCGACCCGGTGCTCACCGCGCACGTGATCGGGGCCTTCGACGCCCCGGCGCTCTGGCCCGACGCCGACGACCCGGTGCTGGCGCGGCACCTCGCCCAGGTCACCGAGCGGACGCTCACCGCGCTGCCCGCCGGCCGGAGCGCCGACCGCAGCCGACTGCTCGCCACGCTCGCGCTGGAACTACGCAGCGCCGGGGGAGCACGGGCCGCCGCGGCCGCCCGTGAGGCCGAACAGCTCGCCCGGGAGCTCGGCGACCCCGGTGTGCTGGCCTTCGCGCTCAACGCCCGGTTCATGCACTCGTTCGGACGCGCCGGGCTGGCCCCCGAGCGGGCACGCATCGGGGCCGAGCTGGTCGCGCTCTCCGAACGCGCCGAACTCCGGGCGTTCGAGATCCTCGGCCACCTCGTCCTGCTGCAGGCCCGGTCCGCGCTGGCCGACCTCACCGCCGCCGACGCGCACGCGGACACCGTCGACCGCCTCGGCGAGCGCTACCAGTCCCCGCTGGTCAGCGTCTTCACCGACTGGTACCGCGCGATGCGGGCGTCGCTCGGAGGGCGCACGGCCGAGTCGGCGAGCCGCTACCGCGCCGCCGCGGCCCACCTCGGCGGCCCCGAGATGCCCGGCCTGGACCGCGGCATCGCCCCGCTCGCGCGCTTCTGCGAGGCCGTGCGCCGCGGCGAGCCGCTCGCGGAGTTCGCGTCCGGCGATTTCGGGGCGTTCGAGCCCTGGGTCCGCCCGCTGCTCCCCGGCCGGGGCGGGACGCCGGAGGTCCCGGAGTCGCCCCGGGACCTCCTGTACGAGGCCCGCACCGTCCTGCACGCGCTGCTCGCCGTGCGCACCGGCGACCGCGCGCTGATGCTCCGGCTCCACGACGCGCTGCTGCCCGCGCGGGACGAGCTGGCCGGTGCGGGCAGCGGCATGCTCACGCTGGCTCCGGTCGCGCACTACCTGGGTGACCTGGCCGCGGCGCTCGACCGGCCGGACGAGGCCGCCGCCCACCACCGGCACGCCGCCCGCGTGTTCGCGCGCGCGAGCGGGTCTCAGCGGTAG
- a CDS encoding response regulator — protein sequence MIRVLLADDDALVRTGLRVLLEAEPDLEVAGEAATGSDAVAAARRHRPDVVLMDVRMPGRDGVWATRRIVAGPSPRPRVLVLTTFDLDQIVEDALAAGADGFLLKRSSPEQLIAGIRVVHAGDALVAPEVTRRLLTTLAGRRAPERHRLALPDPLTEREVDVLRALAEGWSNAEIAAALSVSIETVRTHVKRVLTKLGVRDRTQAVVWAFRTGFLDRED from the coding sequence ATGATCCGCGTCCTGCTCGCCGACGACGACGCGCTGGTCCGCACCGGGCTGCGGGTGCTGCTGGAGGCCGAACCCGACCTCGAGGTGGCCGGCGAGGCCGCGACCGGCTCCGACGCCGTGGCGGCGGCCCGGCGTCACCGCCCCGACGTCGTCCTCATGGACGTGCGGATGCCCGGCCGGGACGGGGTCTGGGCGACCCGCCGGATCGTCGCCGGGCCGTCCCCCCGGCCGCGCGTGCTCGTCCTGACGACCTTCGACCTCGATCAGATCGTCGAGGACGCGCTGGCCGCCGGAGCCGACGGTTTCCTGCTCAAACGGTCGAGCCCCGAGCAGCTGATCGCCGGGATCCGGGTCGTGCACGCCGGCGACGCGCTCGTCGCTCCCGAGGTCACGCGCCGGCTCCTGACGACGCTGGCCGGGCGTCGGGCACCCGAGCGGCACCGGCTCGCGCTGCCAGACCCGCTCACCGAGCGCGAGGTCGACGTGCTCCGCGCGCTCGCCGAGGGCTGGTCGAACGCGGAGATCGCGGCCGCGCTGAGCGTCTCGATCGAGACCGTGCGCACGCACGTGAAGCGGGTACTGACCAAGCTCGGCGTCCGCGACCGTACCCAGGCGGTGGTCTGGGCCTTCCGCACCGGTTTCCTCGACCGCGAAGATTGA
- a CDS encoding DUF2306 domain-containing protein, giving the protein MTMTAPRIRRAAAGWWLGLSALAIAVYAPLPYLTTSLAELAADDAGLAANYVDRPAVVQVFFYLHVVSGGTALVLSPLQLSARVRHRVPAVHRVVGRVTFAAIAVGGVAGAVLAPFNQAGPVGTAGFGLLALGWLACAGAAYAAIRRRDVAAHRRWAIRTFALTYAGVMLRLWLGVLIVAGSSLAGLDEGDAFALAYPAAAFLCWVPNLLLAEWLLRRRRPTGHRRPLNART; this is encoded by the coding sequence ATGACGATGACCGCTCCCCGGATCCGACGGGCGGCCGCCGGTTGGTGGCTCGGCCTGTCCGCGCTCGCCATCGCGGTGTACGCGCCGCTGCCCTACCTGACGACCTCGCTCGCCGAGCTCGCCGCGGACGACGCCGGCCTCGCGGCCAACTACGTCGACCGCCCGGCCGTCGTCCAGGTGTTCTTCTACCTGCACGTCGTGAGCGGCGGAACCGCGCTGGTGCTCTCCCCGCTCCAGCTCTCGGCCCGCGTCCGGCACCGGGTGCCCGCGGTGCACCGCGTCGTCGGGCGCGTCACGTTCGCCGCGATCGCGGTCGGCGGGGTCGCGGGCGCCGTGCTCGCGCCGTTCAACCAGGCCGGCCCGGTCGGCACGGCCGGGTTCGGCCTGCTCGCGCTGGGCTGGCTCGCCTGCGCCGGTGCGGCCTACGCGGCGATCCGCCGCCGCGACGTCGCCGCCCACCGCCGCTGGGCGATCCGCACGTTCGCGCTCACCTACGCCGGGGTGATGCTCCGGCTCTGGCTCGGCGTCCTGATCGTCGCCGGGTCGAGCCTGGCCGGCCTCGACGAGGGCGACGCGTTCGCGCTCGCCTACCCGGCCGCGGCGTTCCTCTGCTGGGTGCCGAACCTCCTGCTCGCCGAGTGGCTGCTGCGCCGCCGTCGCCCGACCGGCCACCGGCGCCCGCTCAACGCACGGACGTAG
- a CDS encoding sensor histidine kinase, producing the protein MTLGTAAIAATDGSRRWLWPWDAYVAVSVAALIALVASGSETTSTRQGLSIACLALIGLSWAVIGRRFARADDDADSPDRPAALAYVAGVVVVFGVCVASDGISSFALFAVCPIAFLCLRLRSAFVAIAVLNLAPIPINGLREASLDAARDTIGIAVLGLTFTALIGASIVNVGRQSAERARLIAELEASRAEVAALSHQAGVAAERTRLAADIHDTLAQGFTSIVTLVQAAETELDTDRGSADRRLALAVRTARENLAEARAMVTVLAPAELGTGTLVEVIEKQVARLGEETGVDATCAVDVPPVLPTRVEVVLVRTVQEALTNVRKHAGAATVTVDLITHDGAVTLTVDDDGAGFDAGAARSGYGLSGMRSRVEQLGGTLTIRSAPGAGTTVTCEVPR; encoded by the coding sequence GTGACGCTCGGAACAGCAGCCATCGCCGCGACCGACGGGTCGCGGCGGTGGCTGTGGCCGTGGGACGCGTACGTGGCGGTCAGCGTCGCCGCCCTGATCGCGTTGGTCGCCTCGGGCAGCGAGACCACGTCCACCCGCCAGGGCCTCTCGATCGCCTGCCTCGCGCTGATCGGCCTGAGCTGGGCGGTGATCGGCCGCCGGTTCGCCCGCGCCGACGACGACGCCGACTCGCCCGACCGCCCCGCCGCCCTGGCCTACGTCGCCGGGGTCGTCGTCGTCTTCGGCGTCTGCGTTGCCTCCGACGGCATCTCGTCGTTCGCGCTGTTCGCGGTCTGCCCGATCGCGTTTCTCTGCCTGCGCCTGCGGTCGGCGTTCGTCGCGATCGCGGTCCTCAACCTCGCGCCGATCCCGATCAACGGCCTGCGCGAAGCCAGCCTCGACGCCGCCCGCGACACGATCGGCATCGCGGTGCTCGGCCTCACGTTCACGGCGCTGATCGGGGCCTCGATCGTCAACGTCGGCCGGCAGAGCGCCGAACGCGCCCGGCTGATCGCCGAACTCGAAGCCAGCCGGGCCGAGGTGGCGGCACTGTCGCATCAGGCCGGAGTGGCCGCCGAGCGCACCCGGCTGGCCGCGGACATCCACGACACCCTCGCCCAGGGCTTCACCAGCATCGTCACGCTGGTGCAGGCCGCGGAGACCGAGCTCGACACCGACCGGGGCAGCGCCGACCGGCGGCTCGCGCTCGCGGTGCGTACCGCGCGGGAGAACCTCGCCGAGGCGCGGGCGATGGTCACCGTGCTCGCACCGGCCGAGCTGGGCACCGGCACACTCGTCGAGGTGATCGAGAAGCAGGTCGCCCGGCTGGGCGAGGAGACGGGCGTCGACGCCACCTGCGCCGTGGACGTCCCGCCGGTGCTGCCCACCCGGGTCGAGGTGGTCCTGGTGCGGACCGTGCAGGAAGCGTTGACGAACGTCCGCAAGCACGCCGGCGCCGCCACCGTGACCGTCGACCTGATCACGCACGACGGTGCCGTGACGCTCACGGTCGACGACGACGGCGCCGGCTTCGACGCCGGAGCCGCCCGGTCCGGCTACGGCCTGTCGGGCATGCGCAGCCGGGTCGAGCAGCTCGGCGGCACCCTGACGATCCGCTCGGCGCCCGGCGCCGGCACGACGGTGACCTGCGAGGTGCCCCGATGA
- a CDS encoding DUF2277 domain-containing protein, protein MCRNITELRGLQPPATEDEITAAAAQFIRKVTGIGKPNPGVAPAMDEAVQQIAEITRGLLAQLPARRGEPATVPPLRRPAVRARLGLGPFDGQ, encoded by the coding sequence ATGTGCCGCAACATCACTGAGCTCCGTGGCCTCCAGCCGCCCGCCACCGAGGACGAGATCACCGCGGCGGCGGCCCAGTTCATCCGGAAGGTCACCGGGATCGGCAAGCCGAACCCGGGGGTCGCCCCGGCGATGGACGAGGCGGTGCAGCAGATCGCCGAGATCACCCGCGGGCTGCTGGCCCAGCTGCCCGCCCGCCGCGGCGAGCCGGCCACCGTGCCGCCGCTGCGCCGCCCGGCCGTGCGGGCCCGCCTCGGGCTAGGCCCCTTCGACGGCCAATGA
- a CDS encoding acyl-CoA dehydrogenase family protein gives MPVDRLLPSTEAADLIELTRDIADKELAPRVDAHERAETYPDGLFATLGAAGLLGLPYPEEFGGGGQPYEVYLQVLEELAARWAAVAVATSVHGLSCYPLATFGSREQQERWLPEALGGSLVGGYSLSEPHAGSDAAALTCRADAADGGYAVTGQKAWITHGGKADFYALFVRAPAGITCFHAPGAVEGLTFGAPEEKMGLHAIPTTAAFWDGAFLSADRRVGTEGQGLQIAFSALDSGRLGIAACATGLAQAALDTATAYANERTTFGRKIIDHQGLGFLLADMAAAVDSARATYLDAARRRDAGRPYGRQASVAKLVATDAAMKVTTDAVQVLGGYGYTRDFPVERYMREAKIMQIFEGTNQIQRLVISRSLAVEGA, from the coding sequence ATGCCCGTCGATCGTTTGCTCCCCAGCACCGAAGCCGCCGACCTGATCGAGCTCACCCGGGACATCGCCGACAAGGAGCTCGCGCCCCGGGTCGACGCGCACGAACGCGCCGAGACCTACCCCGACGGCCTGTTCGCGACGCTCGGCGCGGCCGGGCTCCTGGGCCTGCCCTACCCGGAGGAGTTCGGCGGGGGCGGTCAGCCCTACGAGGTCTACCTTCAGGTCCTCGAGGAGCTGGCCGCGCGGTGGGCGGCGGTCGCGGTGGCCACCAGCGTGCACGGGCTCTCGTGCTACCCGCTGGCCACGTTCGGCTCCCGGGAACAGCAGGAGCGCTGGCTCCCCGAGGCGCTCGGCGGCTCGCTCGTCGGCGGCTACAGCCTCTCCGAGCCGCACGCCGGGTCCGATGCGGCCGCGCTGACCTGCCGGGCCGACGCGGCCGACGGCGGGTACGCCGTGACCGGGCAGAAGGCGTGGATCACCCACGGCGGCAAGGCCGACTTTTACGCGCTGTTCGTGCGGGCCCCGGCCGGCATCACGTGTTTCCACGCGCCCGGGGCCGTGGAGGGCCTCACGTTCGGCGCGCCCGAGGAGAAGATGGGGTTGCACGCGATCCCGACCACGGCCGCGTTCTGGGACGGCGCGTTCCTCTCCGCGGACCGGCGGGTCGGCACCGAGGGTCAGGGCCTGCAGATCGCGTTCAGCGCGCTGGACTCCGGCCGGCTCGGCATCGCCGCCTGCGCCACCGGCCTCGCGCAGGCCGCGTTGGACACCGCCACCGCCTACGCCAACGAGCGCACGACGTTCGGCCGAAAGATCATCGACCACCAGGGCCTGGGGTTCCTGCTCGCGGACATGGCCGCGGCCGTCGACTCGGCCCGCGCCACGTACCTGGACGCCGCCCGGCGACGCGACGCCGGCCGCCCGTACGGGCGACAGGCCAGCGTCGCGAAGCTCGTCGCCACCGACGCGGCGATGAAAGTGACCACCGACGCCGTGCAGGTGCTCGGCGGGTACGGCTACACCAGGGACTTCCCGGTCGAGCGGTACATGCGCGAGGCCAAGATCATGCAGATCTTCGAGGGCACGAACCAAATCCAGCGCCTGGTGATCAGCCGGTCATTGGCCGTCGAAGGGGCCTAG
- a CDS encoding response regulator produces MITVLLVDDHPVVRDGLRGMLDAEPDLEVVGEAGSGPEAVVLARTLRPDVVLMDLRMPGGDGATATGRIRAEVRTAHVVVLTTYDTDADILRAVDAGAAGYLLKDASRAELTAAVRAASRGETVLAPSVAGRLVQQVRRPAGPQLSARELEVLTLVGQGLTNAEIGARLHISEATVKTHLLRTFTKLDVSDRTAAVTTAMARGLL; encoded by the coding sequence ATGATCACGGTGCTGCTGGTGGACGATCACCCGGTGGTCAGGGACGGGCTGCGGGGCATGCTCGACGCCGAGCCGGACCTCGAGGTGGTGGGGGAGGCCGGGTCCGGTCCGGAGGCGGTGGTCCTGGCCCGGACGCTGCGCCCGGACGTCGTCCTGATGGATCTGCGCATGCCGGGCGGGGACGGCGCGACCGCCACCGGCCGCATCCGGGCCGAGGTGAGGACGGCGCACGTCGTGGTGCTGACGACCTACGACACGGACGCCGACATCCTGCGCGCGGTCGACGCCGGGGCCGCGGGCTACCTGCTCAAGGACGCGTCGCGGGCGGAGCTGACCGCCGCGGTGCGCGCGGCGAGCCGGGGCGAGACCGTGCTGGCGCCGTCGGTGGCCGGGCGGCTGGTGCAGCAGGTGCGCCGCCCTGCCGGGCCGCAGCTCTCGGCGCGCGAACTCGAGGTGCTCACGCTGGTCGGGCAGGGGCTCACGAACGCCGAGATCGGCGCGCGGCTGCACATCAGCGAGGCGACCGTGAAGACGCACCTGCTGCGGACGTTCACCAAGCTCGACGTCTCCGACCGCACCGCCGCGGTCACCACGGCGATGGCGCGCGGCCTGCTCTAG
- a CDS encoding sensor histidine kinase, with product MTRTGDAVAAAGGHTGAVFRARVDVALAVGLAVVSAVLTAVVPAEPPFRAPGVLGVALAAVSALALVARRTAPETVVAVTSALLVVYVLAGFDVGVVQWPPWIALYTCFAAGGRRPRLVGAIACVAAVSGYAVFTRGPGDASALADVAIIGLLAAVAGEATRNRRVAVAASRSRELAEGRERALALDRMRLDERTRLAGELHDALGHAVNVIVLQAGVARRVFAERPEFARDALGTIETTGREALGELDQVLRVLHPDDAAETEPLGPRGIDGVDELAERVRAVGREVTVEIEPVELGPGAGRALYRIVQEALTNAVRHTESGRIRVSVTPDGEHVRVLVFNEATGLARPQPGRGLVGMRERARLAGGTLEAGPVDGGFQVLATLRAA from the coding sequence GTGACCCGCACGGGTGACGCCGTCGCCGCGGCGGGCGGTCACACTGGTGCGGTGTTCCGGGCCCGGGTCGACGTCGCGCTGGCAGTGGGGTTGGCCGTCGTCTCGGCGGTGCTGACCGCGGTGGTGCCGGCCGAGCCGCCGTTCCGGGCGCCGGGGGTGCTCGGCGTGGCACTGGCCGCGGTGTCGGCGCTGGCGCTGGTCGCCCGGCGAACGGCGCCGGAGACGGTCGTCGCGGTCACGTCGGCGCTGCTGGTCGTGTACGTGCTCGCCGGGTTCGACGTCGGCGTCGTGCAGTGGCCGCCGTGGATCGCGCTCTACACCTGCTTCGCGGCCGGCGGGCGGCGTCCGCGGCTGGTCGGCGCGATCGCCTGCGTGGCCGCGGTGAGCGGGTACGCCGTGTTCACCCGGGGCCCCGGCGACGCCTCGGCGCTGGCCGACGTCGCGATCATCGGCCTGCTCGCGGCGGTGGCCGGCGAGGCGACGCGGAACCGCCGGGTGGCCGTGGCCGCGTCCCGGTCCCGCGAGCTCGCGGAGGGGCGGGAGCGGGCGCTCGCGCTCGACCGGATGCGGCTCGACGAACGGACCCGGCTGGCCGGTGAGCTGCACGACGCGCTCGGCCACGCGGTGAACGTGATCGTCCTGCAGGCCGGCGTCGCGCGGCGCGTGTTCGCCGAGCGTCCCGAGTTCGCCCGCGACGCCCTGGGCACGATCGAGACGACGGGCCGGGAGGCGCTCGGCGAACTCGACCAGGTCCTGCGTGTCCTGCACCCGGACGACGCGGCGGAGACCGAGCCGCTCGGACCGCGAGGGATCGACGGGGTGGACGAGCTGGCGGAGCGGGTGCGTGCGGTGGGGCGGGAGGTGACCGTGGAGATCGAGCCGGTGGAGCTGGGGCCGGGCGCCGGGCGGGCGCTGTACCGGATCGTCCAGGAGGCGCTGACCAACGCGGTCCGGCACACCGAATCGGGGCGGATCCGCGTGTCGGTGACGCCCGACGGCGAGCACGTGCGCGTCCTGGTGTTCAACGAGGCCACCGGGCTGGCCCGGCCGCAACCCGGCCGTGGCCTGGTCGGCATGCGCGAACGTGCCCGACTGGCCGGCGGCACCCTCGAGGCCGGCCCGGTCGACGGCGGCTTCCAGGTGCTGGCCACACTGCGCGCCGCATGA